In a single window of the Candidatus Tisiphia endosymbiont of Nemotelus nigrinus genome:
- a CDS encoding DDE-type integrase/transposase/recombinase, whose protein sequence is MLQSTHPYVRTNSGFMYMAGIIDWHSRAVLSYKLSNSMDVNLVTEVLQDALNKYSAPQIFNSEQGSQYTSNEHIQILQEHNIKVSMNGKGRSIDNIIMERFFRTLKYNCIFINDFKDVKELRRGIDDYINHYNYRRFHSSIGYKKPMNVYLNSIQNYEQIAA, encoded by the coding sequence ATGCTTCAGTCTACTCACCCTTATGTTCGAACTAATTCGGGATTTATGTACATGGCAGGAATTATCGATTGGCATAGCAGAGCTGTGTTGAGTTATAAATTATCAAATAGTATGGACGTAAATTTGGTAACTGAAGTATTGCAGGATGCACTTAACAAATACTCTGCACCGCAGATATTTAATAGTGAACAGGGCAGTCAATATACCAGTAATGAACACATTCAAATTTTACAAGAGCATAACATTAAAGTTTCGATGAATGGTAAAGGAAGAAGTATTGATAATATAATCATGGAGAGATTTTTTCGAACTTTAAAATATAATTGTATATTTATTAACGATTTTAAAGATGTTAAAGAACTTAGGAGAGGTATTGATGATTATATAAATCACTATAATTATAGAAGATTTCATTCAAGTATTGGTTACAAAAAACCTATGAATGTCTATCTAAATTCTATACAAAATTATGAACAAATTGCAGCTTGA
- a CDS encoding reverse transcriptase domain-containing protein: MRDKGTPQGGVISPILANLFLHYVFDAWVRREMPSVAFCRYADDGLLHCQSQKQAEYVLQVIRQRFQECGLTIHPDKSGIIYCKDNNRRNEYERISFDFLGYSFRPRRCVNKQGMVHPNFLPAISNNSKKAIIQTIRSWHIQLKNDKSLSELSEMFKAELRGWYNYYGQFYPSAMHNIWKHLNWYLVQWVRRKYKKLAWHKRRAREYLNRLANHNPEAFIHWKLGIYPKAKMVGAV; the protein is encoded by the coding sequence ATGCGCGATAAGGGAACACCTCAAGGAGGAGTGATAAGTCCAATATTAGCAAATTTATTTTTACATTATGTATTTGATGCATGGGTAAGAAGAGAAATGCCAAGTGTAGCATTTTGTCGTTATGCTGATGATGGTTTACTCCATTGTCAGAGTCAAAAACAGGCAGAATATGTGTTACAAGTTATTAGACAACGATTCCAGGAATGTGGTCTTACGATACATCCTGATAAGTCAGGTATTATATATTGTAAGGACAATAATCGTCGTAATGAATATGAACGAATCAGCTTTGACTTTCTCGGATATAGTTTTAGACCAAGAAGATGTGTAAACAAACAAGGCATGGTTCATCCAAATTTCTTACCTGCGATAAGTAATAACTCTAAGAAAGCAATCATACAAACCATAAGGAGTTGGCACATTCAGCTTAAGAATGACAAGTCCTTATCTGAACTTTCGGAAATGTTTAAAGCTGAGTTAAGAGGTTGGTATAACTATTATGGGCAGTTTTATCCATCGGCAATGCACAACATATGGAAGCACCTGAATTGGTATTTGGTGCAGTGGGTTAGGAGAAAATATAAGAAACTTGCATGGCATAAAAGACGTGCAAGAGAATATCTAAATAGATTAGCAAATCATAATCCTGAAGCTTTTATACATTGGAAATTAGGAATATATCCAAAGGCTAAAATGGTGGGAGCGGTGTGA
- a CDS encoding M23 family metallopeptidase has translation MLKSFILLLTILFLQGCSTSSTNKTLLNITAQQLQKDHKLNHGTLIIQYNLAALSKNNCIYAKNFGLIINNKKYNKAFLQKFKAIRAKNINNQAINSQAMIKSTKIKDLLLKLHCKYKFLSQKELQFVQKASNKNSSYNIDELGQLDKLTATIPIMLPQYNVKVTSHYGIRKHHRKKQKKFHCGTDLKGYQDSSIYASANGIIITVKRKSAYGNLIEIKHSDKFITKYAHLKKIHVKEGDMVIKGQIIGVQGNSGNSTGEHLHLEIRLNDKHVDPFDFISHACNC, from the coding sequence ATGCTTAAGTCCTTTATACTATTATTAACTATATTATTCCTACAAGGATGTAGCACCTCATCTACCAACAAGACGCTTTTAAACATCACTGCACAACAATTACAAAAAGATCATAAACTAAATCACGGCACTTTAATTATACAATATAATTTGGCAGCACTAAGTAAAAATAACTGCATCTATGCAAAAAATTTTGGTCTTATTATTAATAATAAAAAATATAACAAGGCTTTTTTACAAAAATTTAAAGCTATTAGAGCTAAAAATATTAATAACCAAGCAATTAATAGTCAGGCAATGATTAAATCAACAAAAATAAAAGACTTGTTGCTAAAGTTACATTGTAAGTATAAGTTCCTATCTCAAAAAGAATTACAATTTGTTCAAAAAGCTAGTAATAAAAATAGTTCTTATAATATTGATGAGTTGGGACAACTAGATAAGCTAACTGCCACTATTCCTATAATGTTACCACAATACAATGTAAAGGTTACTAGTCATTACGGCATACGTAAACATCATAGGAAAAAACAAAAGAAGTTCCATTGTGGAACAGACTTAAAAGGATACCAAGACTCTTCCATTTATGCTTCTGCTAACGGAATCATTATTACCGTAAAGCGAAAAAGTGCTTATGGAAATTTGATAGAAATAAAACATTCAGATAAATTTATTACAAAATATGCTCACTTAAAAAAAATACACGTAAAAGAAGGAGATATGGTTATCAAAGGCCAGATTATTGGGGTACAAGGTAATAGCGGTAATAGTACGGGGGAGCATTTGCATCTTGAAATCCGGCTCAATGACAAACATGTCGATCCATTCGATTTCATATCACACGCTTGTAACTGTTAA
- a CDS encoding APC family permease, which yields MSQKLGFWSVFALVIGSQVGTSVLILPASLAPFGIFSLVGGVISSCGAVILALLFAILCSRFPQTGGPHVYLKKAFGNDVAFFTGWTYWVISWVSTAVVVISAITYLTPLIGVNNSFICLILQILLLFAIMLLNLKGIGAAGRAEFILTMLKFIPLIVVPVTALYHFDSNNFVIDKQINNLTFSQIIGKVTLLTFWGFIGLESATAQAGSVINPSKTIPRAVVIGTLCVAILYFINSVGIIGLIPPKDLIHSKAPYVDATQIIFGGQWHILISLIASIICIGTLNAWVLISGQISLGLAQDGLMPSFFAKQNKNGAPIWSLVISCTGILALLISTTNEDLSEQVTDIIDFSVISFLFVYLACSIAFLKLLLTKSEKSSIYEWLIALGSIVFCLWIIYETPLKVTIIAISFVLSGIPVYFLWYKQWLFRLCRQIL from the coding sequence ATGTCACAGAAGCTCGGTTTTTGGTCAGTTTTTGCTTTAGTTATTGGTAGCCAAGTTGGTACCAGCGTTTTAATATTACCAGCAAGTTTAGCACCATTCGGTATTTTTAGTTTAGTTGGAGGGGTAATATCTTCGTGCGGTGCTGTAATTTTAGCGCTGCTATTTGCTATACTTTGTTCACGATTCCCACAAACAGGCGGACCACATGTTTATTTAAAAAAGGCATTTGGCAACGATGTAGCATTTTTCACCGGTTGGACTTATTGGGTTATCTCATGGGTTAGTACGGCTGTAGTGGTGATTTCAGCTATTACATATCTAACACCTTTAATTGGGGTGAATAATAGTTTTATATGCTTAATTTTGCAAATATTATTATTATTTGCTATTATGTTGCTAAATCTTAAAGGTATAGGAGCAGCAGGAAGGGCTGAATTCATACTAACAATGTTAAAATTTATTCCACTAATAGTAGTGCCAGTTACCGCATTATATCATTTTGATAGTAACAATTTTGTTATAGATAAGCAAATAAATAATTTAACTTTTTCTCAAATTATTGGTAAGGTAACATTATTAACATTTTGGGGATTCATTGGTTTAGAGTCAGCAACTGCTCAAGCTGGTTCGGTAATTAACCCATCGAAAACAATACCAAGAGCCGTAGTAATAGGTACGCTTTGTGTTGCTATTTTGTATTTCATTAATAGTGTTGGAATAATTGGTTTAATCCCACCAAAAGATTTAATACATTCTAAAGCTCCTTATGTAGATGCTACCCAAATAATCTTTGGTGGTCAGTGGCATATACTTATTTCTTTGATTGCCTCAATTATTTGTATTGGAACGTTAAACGCTTGGGTACTAATTAGTGGACAGATTTCTTTGGGACTAGCCCAAGACGGATTAATGCCATCTTTTTTTGCTAAACAAAATAAAAATGGTGCTCCAATTTGGAGTTTAGTCATAAGTTGTACTGGAATATTAGCATTATTGATTAGTACAACCAATGAAGATTTATCGGAACAAGTTACCGACATAATTGATTTTTCAGTTATCTCTTTTTTATTTGTATATCTAGCTTGTAGCATAGCTTTTTTAAAATTATTGTTAACAAAATCAGAAAAATCTTCCATATATGAATGGTTAATTGCCCTTGGATCAATTGTCTTTTGCCTATGGATTATTTATGAAACGCCATTAAAGGTTACAATAATAGCTATCTCATTTGTATTAAGCGGAATACCTGTTTATTTTCTTTGGTATAAGCAATGGCTTTTTAGGTTATGTAGACAAATTTTATAA
- the truA gene encoding tRNA pseudouridine(38-40) synthase TruA encodes MRLCFGLDSHLYDNDIKDHESDNDNPSILQTTKNLDFYRYKITIEYLGTAFVGWQKQSDAVSIQQTLEDGIYKFTGEIVTVHGAGRTDAGVHALGQVAHFDLMKYMHPYKVMQAINYFVRSYNIAAVDCVLVDRDFHARFSALERHYVYKIINRPSQVIIDLNRAWWIKYPLDVEAMRCGASFLVGHHDFSSFRGKFCQAKSPIKTLSELIITQKNEEIKIYFSARSFLHNMVRNIVGSLVLVGRNIWQEDDIQKVLDAKKREAAGAKAPACGLYFLRVDY; translated from the coding sequence ATGAGGCTGTGTTTTGGTTTAGATTCTCATCTATACGATAATGATATTAAAGATCATGAGAGTGATAATGACAATCCATCAATTTTGCAGACCACTAAGAATTTAGATTTTTATAGATATAAAATTACTATTGAATATTTAGGAACTGCTTTTGTTGGTTGGCAGAAGCAGAGTGATGCTGTATCTATTCAACAAACATTGGAAGATGGGATATATAAATTTACCGGTGAAATAGTAACCGTACACGGAGCTGGTAGGACTGATGCAGGGGTGCATGCTTTAGGGCAAGTAGCACATTTCGATTTAATGAAATATATGCATCCTTATAAAGTTATGCAGGCTATCAATTATTTTGTGAGATCTTATAATATAGCGGCAGTTGATTGTGTTCTAGTAGACAGAGATTTTCATGCAAGATTTTCTGCTCTAGAACGTCATTATGTCTATAAAATTATCAATAGACCTAGCCAAGTTATAATAGATTTAAATCGTGCTTGGTGGATAAAATACCCTCTTGATGTTGAAGCAATGAGATGCGGAGCTTCCTTCCTTGTAGGACATCATGATTTTAGCTCCTTTAGGGGGAAGTTTTGCCAAGCAAAGTCACCTATAAAAACCTTATCCGAGTTAATTATTACCCAGAAAAACGAAGAAATAAAAATATATTTTTCTGCTCGATCTTTCTTACACAATATGGTTCGAAATATTGTTGGTAGTTTAGTATTAGTGGGACGTAATATATGGCAGGAAGATGATATCCAAAAAGTTCTGGATGCTAAGAAAAGAGAAGCAGCAGGAGCAAAAGCTCCAGCATGTGGTTTGTATTTCCTTAGAGTTGACTATTAA
- a CDS encoding copper chaperone PCu(A)C: protein MILKNIITIIAVSLCFSLSVCFAATPSNNNPDNTAVSAESIEIRNAWARPSTSTVVGKRNNSAIYLEIVNNSDTDYNLVNVSSEVANKVELHKSFVDEKGVSKMVQLDKLVIPTKTSAILQPGGMHIMLLDLKTILKVGDKFDLFLYFDNNIQKVVKVEVKIQ from the coding sequence ATGATACTTAAGAATATAATAACCATCATTGCTGTTAGCCTATGTTTTAGCCTATCAGTGTGTTTTGCTGCTACCCCAAGCAATAATAATCCGGATAATACAGCGGTATCAGCAGAGTCTATCGAAATACGAAATGCTTGGGCAAGACCTTCGACGTCAACTGTTGTTGGAAAACGTAATAATTCGGCAATATATCTTGAAATTGTTAATAATTCTGATACAGATTATAATTTAGTAAATGTTTCTTCCGAGGTTGCTAACAAGGTTGAGTTACATAAAAGTTTTGTTGACGAAAAAGGTGTTAGCAAAATGGTACAACTTGATAAGTTAGTTATCCCAACTAAAACCAGTGCTATTCTACAACCGGGCGGTATGCATATTATGCTTTTAGATTTAAAAACCATACTGAAAGTTGGTGATAAATTTGATCTATTCTTATATTTCGATAACAACATTCAGAAAGTTGTGAAAGTAGAAGTAAAGATACAATAA
- a CDS encoding DUF2671 domain-containing protein — protein MKEKNIPILNSPTKKDTNSLDTDNNPFFNVRYICQSTTLITESIQRGFDVAQLSNGDITVTEIKTVNVHYNWDTVKQKFVKVNQN, from the coding sequence ATGAAAGAAAAAAACATACCTATTTTGAATAGTCCAACTAAGAAAGATACTAATTCATTAGATACTGATAATAATCCTTTTTTTAATGTTAGGTATATTTGTCAATCAACGACTTTAATTACTGAATCTATCCAAAGAGGCTTTGATGTTGCACAGTTATCTAATGGAGATATTACAGTCACAGAAATTAAAACAGTAAATGTTCACTATAATTGGGATACTGTTAAACAAAAATTTGTTAAAGTAAACCAAAATTAG
- a CDS encoding ABC transporter ATP-binding protein encodes MGLFFYFLKKRKIKLIILGLLCIMLGMIPAVDSVLLQRIINLLESFSDEKVKELPSSMMFWAIIYAVWWIGVNVMWRVYDYVYLKTMPYIKGQILDEMYNYTQYHNHKFFQENLAGHITNRITEAARSFEIVLSLFGEKIIYKLAIIIFSLVAMYSVHQVFSTIFLIYICTFVGITVVCSSAINKYSINYARSKSIVAGSIVDLIANISAVRMFTSHKFERRNLEEKIDNSIVNEQIMQFFMFKLRSVLGVICTVMIFIMIYYLAILRSQMQITIGDCVLILTLCTAVTDEIWVLTQEIGDIFEEFGSFNQTISLMKPHITKDIDNAHLLNVTKGEIEFRNVSFTYYHNNNLFENKSITILSQQKVGLVGFSGSGKTTFVNLITRLHDIDQGEILIDGQNIRYVTQDSLRENISIIPQEPILFHRTVMDNIRYGKKDANLEEVIEAAKAAHIHQVITTMPEGYQSLCGERGNNLSGGQRQRLVIARAILKNAPILILDEATSSLDSETESLIQDSLSYLMQNKTVLVIAHRLSTLLNMDRILVFNEGSIVEDGSHEELLKNSKLYKKLWKSQVKGLII; translated from the coding sequence ATGGGGTTATTTTTTTATTTTTTAAAGAAAAGAAAAATTAAACTAATTATTCTAGGGTTGTTATGCATAATGTTGGGAATGATACCAGCTGTTGATAGTGTGTTGCTGCAAAGAATTATAAATTTGCTAGAGTCTTTTTCTGATGAAAAGGTTAAAGAGCTACCTTCCTCTATGATGTTTTGGGCAATAATATATGCAGTTTGGTGGATAGGTGTAAATGTTATGTGGCGAGTGTATGATTATGTTTATTTAAAAACAATGCCTTATATCAAAGGACAGATATTAGATGAGATGTATAATTATACTCAGTATCATAACCATAAATTCTTTCAAGAAAACCTTGCCGGTCATATTACCAATCGTATCACTGAGGCTGCTAGATCTTTTGAAATAGTTTTATCCTTATTTGGTGAAAAAATTATATATAAACTAGCTATAATTATTTTCTCTCTAGTAGCCATGTACTCAGTTCATCAAGTATTTTCCACTATATTTCTGATATACATTTGCACTTTTGTCGGGATTACTGTTGTTTGTTCAAGTGCAATAAATAAATATTCAATAAATTATGCACGCAGCAAATCAATAGTTGCGGGTAGTATTGTTGACTTAATAGCCAATATTAGTGCAGTGCGAATGTTTACTTCTCATAAATTTGAACGTCGTAATCTAGAAGAAAAAATAGATAATTCGATAGTTAACGAACAGATCATGCAGTTTTTCATGTTCAAACTACGTTCTGTATTGGGGGTAATTTGTACTGTAATGATTTTTATCATGATTTATTATTTGGCGATACTCCGTAGTCAAATGCAAATAACTATAGGAGATTGTGTCTTGATACTTACTCTATGTACGGCTGTTACTGATGAAATATGGGTTCTAACTCAGGAAATAGGGGATATATTTGAAGAATTTGGTTCTTTTAACCAAACTATATCATTAATGAAACCTCATATTACAAAAGATATTGACAATGCCCATCTTCTAAATGTTACAAAAGGTGAGATAGAATTTAGAAATGTTAGTTTTACATATTATCATAATAATAATTTATTTGAGAATAAATCCATTACAATTTTGAGCCAACAAAAGGTTGGGTTAGTAGGATTTTCTGGGTCAGGAAAAACAACTTTTGTCAATCTTATTACACGGTTGCATGATATAGACCAAGGAGAAATTCTAATTGATGGACAAAATATTAGATATGTAACACAAGACTCTTTGCGAGAAAACATTAGTATAATTCCGCAAGAACCAATCCTATTTCATAGGACAGTTATGGATAATATTAGATATGGAAAAAAAGACGCTAACCTAGAAGAGGTTATAGAAGCGGCAAAAGCAGCTCATATACATCAAGTTATTACCACTATGCCAGAAGGATACCAGAGCTTATGTGGTGAAAGGGGTAATAACTTGTCAGGTGGTCAGAGGCAGAGGCTAGTAATAGCACGGGCAATATTAAAAAATGCTCCAATATTAATCCTTGATGAAGCAACAAGCAGTTTAGATAGTGAGACTGAGAGCTTAATACAAGATTCTCTATCTTACTTAATGCAAAATAAAACTGTATTAGTTATAGCTCATAGATTATCAACTTTGTTAAATATGGATAGAATTTTGGTTTTTAATGAAGGTAGTATAGTTGAAGATGGGTCGCATGAGGAATTATTAAAAAACAGTAAATTGTACAAAAAATTATGGAAATCACAAGTAAAAGGTCTAATAATTTAA
- a CDS encoding peroxiredoxin — protein sequence MQVFVGKAAPDFTAKAIMPDNSIESEFHLRNYAKNHKVVLFFYPLDFTFVCPSEIIAFNNRLGEFTERNTKLVAISVDSHFSHLAWKHTPYNKGGVGNIQIPMVSDIKKSISHSYNVLHDDGISLRGTFVIDETFIVRHLLVNDLPIGRNIDEVIRVIDAIDYNTKHGEVCPAGWNKGDEGITPSHKGVAHYLASNAEKL from the coding sequence ATGCAAGTATTCGTTGGAAAAGCTGCTCCGGATTTTACAGCTAAAGCTATTATGCCTGATAATAGTATAGAATCTGAATTTCATCTTAGAAATTATGCCAAGAACCATAAAGTGGTCTTGTTTTTTTATCCACTTGATTTTACTTTTGTTTGTCCGTCAGAAATTATAGCTTTTAATAATAGGCTGGGGGAATTTACTGAGAGAAATACAAAATTAGTAGCAATAAGCGTTGACTCTCATTTTTCCCATTTGGCTTGGAAGCATACTCCTTACAATAAAGGGGGTGTTGGCAATATCCAGATTCCTATGGTGTCAGATATTAAAAAGAGTATCTCGCATAGTTATAATGTACTGCATGATGATGGAATATCACTACGTGGTACTTTTGTTATTGATGAAACATTTATAGTGCGTCATTTGCTGGTAAACGACTTGCCAATTGGTAGAAATATTGATGAAGTAATAAGAGTGATAGATGCTATAGACTATAATACAAAACATGGTGAAGTATGCCCAGCTGGGTGGAATAAAGGTGATGAAGGTATTACTCCTTCACATAAAGGAGTGGCACATTACTTAGCTTCTAATGCAGAGAAGTTATAG
- a CDS encoding DNA processing protein DprA: protein MLKGLFLDTNQVSYTKETIDILRLIRSENVGSRTFWSLIKLFGSSGAAINNIQEFSLRGGRSKPVRVFSQSEANKELELLQKNNAKIITYKSPEYSRFC, encoded by the coding sequence TTGCTTAAGGGGTTATTTTTGGATACTAACCAAGTGTCTTATACAAAAGAAACTATTGATATTCTAAGGCTGATTAGGAGTGAAAATGTTGGTTCAAGAACTTTTTGGAGTTTAATAAAGCTATTTGGTAGTAGTGGGGCTGCTATTAACAACATACAAGAATTTTCTTTGCGGGGTGGACGTTCTAAGCCAGTAAGGGTATTTTCTCAGAGTGAGGCAAATAAAGAACTGGAACTACTGCAAAAGAATAATGCTAAAATTATTACCTATAAATCTCCAGAATATTCAAGGTTTTGTTAG
- the dprA gene encoding DNA-processing protein DprA — MLEIFDCPPILSYKGNIGLLSHERCLAIVGARNASVNGRAFAAKIAKELTDNDYIVVSGLARGVDTAVHQVNVSKTIGVIAGGIDYVYPPENVRLFEQIQQDGLIIAELPVGSKPLGQHFPQRNRLISGISLGTVVIEASLKSGSLITARFALEQNREVFAVPGFPLDHRCQGTNKLIKEGAHMVESTQDIVANLPHVAKIVNKSKEVANDSAENNQFKALDIKYANLITNDMRMRVKEFLSSTPIDFDCLHQTQLPLPAIYMIILELELAGKITRYPGNKISLIYK; from the coding sequence TTGTTAGAGATTTTTGATTGCCCGCCAATACTAAGTTATAAGGGCAATATTGGATTATTGTCACATGAAAGATGTTTAGCAATTGTGGGGGCAAGAAATGCCTCGGTAAATGGTCGTGCCTTTGCTGCTAAAATTGCTAAGGAGTTGACAGATAACGATTATATAGTAGTTTCTGGACTTGCCAGAGGTGTTGATACAGCAGTGCATCAAGTAAATGTATCTAAAACAATAGGAGTTATAGCTGGAGGAATTGATTATGTTTACCCCCCAGAGAATGTTAGATTATTTGAGCAAATCCAGCAAGATGGTTTGATAATTGCTGAATTACCAGTAGGGTCAAAACCGCTCGGGCAACATTTTCCACAGCGTAATCGATTAATTTCTGGTATATCTCTTGGAACAGTAGTAATTGAGGCTAGTCTAAAATCTGGTTCGTTAATCACAGCGCGGTTTGCGTTAGAACAGAATAGAGAAGTATTCGCTGTACCAGGATTTCCACTAGATCATAGATGCCAGGGTACTAATAAACTTATTAAGGAAGGAGCTCATATGGTAGAATCTACTCAGGATATAGTGGCTAACTTACCACATGTTGCCAAAATTGTTAATAAGTCTAAAGAGGTAGCAAATGATTCAGCTGAGAATAATCAATTTAAAGCGTTAGATATAAAATATGCTAACTTAATTACCAATGATATGCGTATGAGAGTTAAGGAGTTTTTATCTTCCACTCCTATAGATTTTGATTGTTTGCATCAAACACAGCTACCTTTGCCGGCTATATATATGATAATATTAGAGCTAGAATTGGCTGGAAAAATAACCAGATATCCTGGTAATAAGATATCTTTAATTTATAAATAA